A genomic region of Aspergillus oryzae RIB40 DNA, chromosome 1 contains the following coding sequences:
- a CDS encoding gamma-glutamyltransferase family protein (gamma-glutamyltransferase) encodes MGSSLVPSLWQLLRAKEFCNREEMLHCGYVMSILSVQSNEADTIWSIAAALNITEPSSTGIGGDMFCLFYDVKTKRVHSLNGSGRYPANATLEKIRKDLNVGPNDAGTIPMKSVHAVTTPGAAAGWVDTIEKFGSGKLSLEQILLPAIELGENGFPVSELSSFFWREGEDLLRQASPNAHEMLKPDQKAKDGVRSPLPGEILKNPTLAQTFRSLAANGKKGFYEGRVAEELVKVVQDLGGYLTLEDLKSHAEIGTQETEAISLKFTGQSIAEKQTAGTDGEDNQGVEIWEHPPNGQGIVALMALGILEELEKMGKIPKFTEAQHNSAEYLHAVIESLRIAFADASWWVTDPDVEKVPTSELISPAYLAERAKLFNPDKATDILDHGSPAHNHCDTVYFAVTDKEGNGISFINSNYAGFGSGIIPKGCGFTLQNRGANFSLVPGHPNALAPRKRPYHTIIPAMITNVSDGSLHSVYGVMGGFMQPQGHVQVLLNMLAFNYHPQAALDSPRICIAAGSPELGKPVDRSVYVEEGISDEAVEGLKRLGHQVKVLKGWERGMFGRGQIIRCHYDDGQLVYSAGSDQRGDGMAIPVL; translated from the exons ATGGGATCGTCACTTGTACCCAGCCTTTGGCAGCTGCTGCGGGCCAAAGAATTCTGCAACAGGGAGGAAATGCTGCA CTGTGGGTACGTAATGTCAATCTTGTCGGTACAATCAAACGAAGCTGACACAATATGGTCGATAGCCGCTGCATTGAACATCACCGAACCCTCATCAACGGGTATTGGAGGAGATATGTTCTGTCTATTTTACGATGTCAAAACGAAGAGAGTTCACTCCCTTAATGGATCTGGGCGGTACCCTGCGAATGCTACGCTAGAGAAGATCCGGAAAGACTTGAATGTCGGCCCAAATGACGCTGGAACCATTCCTATGAAGAGTGTTCACGCGGTGACAACTCCCGGCGCAGCTGCAGGGTGGGTTGACACCATAGAGAAATTTGGAAGTGGTAAACTGTCTTTGGAGCAGATCCTACTTCCAGCTATTGAACTTGGCGAGAATGGTTTCCCTGTATCCGAATTATCGTCCTTTTTT TGgcgagaaggtgaagatctCCTTCGACAGGCATCCCCAAATGCACATGAGATGCTCAAGCCAGACCAGAAGGCTAAAGATGGGGTCAGATCCCCTCTTCCTGGTGAAATCTTGAAAAATCCTACGCTGGCCCAGACCTTCCGATCTCTTGCGGCAAATGGCAAGAAAGGATTTTATGAAGGGCGGGTTGCAGAGGAGCTGGTGAAAGTTGTGCAAGATCTGGGAGGATACCTTACTCTAGAAGATCTGAAATCCCACGCAGAGATTGGGACCCAAGAGACGGAAGCGATCTCCCTCAAGTTCACTGGACAGAGCATCGCCGAGAAGCAGACTGCTGGAACGGATGGTGAAGACAACCAAGGAGTGGAGATTTGGGAGCACCCACCAAATGGGCAGGGAATCGTTGCTCTCATGGCGTTGGGAATCCTTGAGGAACTTGAAAAGATGGGCAAGATTCCAAAGTTCACAGAGGCCCAGCACAACTCTGCTGAATATCTCCATGCAGTTATTGAAAGTCTGCGTATAGCGTTCGCTGATGCATCTTGGTGGGTCACGGACCCTGACGTGGAGAAGGTACCAACTAGCGAACTTATCTCTCCAGCCTACCTGGCCGAGAGGGCAAAACTGTTTAACCCGGACAAGGCaactgatatccttgaccaCGGCAGCCCAGCCCACAACCATTGCGATACTGTCTACTTTGCAGTGACAGACAAGGAGGGTAACGGCATCTCGTTTATCAATAGTAATTACGCCGGATTTGGCTCTGGTATCATCCCGAAGGGGTGCGGATTTACGTTGCAAAATCGCGGAGCCAATTTCTCTCTAGTGCCAGGTCACCCAAATGCCCTGGCCCCACGGAAACGGCCATACCATACGATTATTCCTGCCATGATCACCAACGTCTCTGATGGTTCTTTGCACTCAGTGTATGGTGTCATGGGTGGCTTCATGCAGCCCCAGGGTCATGTTCAGGTGCTACTCAATATGCTTGCATTTAACTATCACCCACAGGCGGCGTTGGACTCACCGAGAATCTGTATCGCTGCTGGCTCACCAGAGCTAGGAAAGCCCGTGGATCGCAGTGTCTACGTGGAGGAAGGGATCAGCGACGAGGCTGTCGAAGGCCTGAAGCGTCTCGGTCACCAAGTAAAGGTATTGAAAGGATGGGAGAGAGGCATGTTTGGT